TGAGGAAAAGGCTTCAGGCTCTCAACTTTATGGAGTTTGCCGCCTATTATGATTATCTCCAGCGACTTTCCGGTGATGAAAAAAAACGGGAATATGAAATGCTGCTGGATGTTGTATCCACTAATGAGACGTATTTTTTCAGAAATGAAAGGCATTTTGATGCATTAATACAGACAAGCATTCCGGAACTGGCCAAAGTAAAAACAAACAAGAAATTGAGGATCTGGAGCGCAGCCTGTTCAACGGGCGAGGAGCCCTATACACTTGCTATCTGTGTTCTTGAGTGCATGAAATATTTGCAGGGATGGCAAATAGAAATTATTGCCACCGATATCGCTCTGTCCGTACTTGAATTTGCCAGGATCGGAGAGTATTCGGGTAGAAGAATTGAAAAGGTGCCACCTGAATATTTGAACAAGTATTTTATACCGAAAAAATCGGAGCCGGGAGTCTATACAGTAAAGGATGAATTAAAAAAACTGGTTAAATTCAGCTATCTTAATTTTTTTAAAAATCCTTTTCCATCCGATCTGGACATTATTTTCTGCAGGAATGTCATGATATATTTTGACAAGGAACATCAACAGAAGCTGGTGGGTGATTTTTTTAAGGTGATAAATAATCCAGGATTTTTGTTCATTGGCCATTCTGAAACGCTTCATTCTATTTCCGAAGATTTTGTCTATAGAAAAATTCTTGAAGCACCAGTGTATGTACCGAAGCCAAGGAGATAACGGTGAATTTTACTCTTATTAATGTGGGCATAGCGGATCTGAAGGTGGCCTCGGGGAGTGATATCCTGCGGACGATCCTGGGTTCATGCGTGGGCATATGCCTCTATGATGCGGAAGCGAAAGTGGGCGGCCTTTCACATATCATGCTGCCCGTGATGAAATCAAAGACGTCCTCGGAAAAGAAGTACGCCGATACGGCCATTCCCCTTCTTCTCGAGGAAATGAAAAAAATCGGAGCGAGGAAGGATAAGCTCATCGCTAAAATAATCGGCGGTGCCACCATGTTTAATCTCTCGGAAAACAGCATGATGGCCGAAATCGGCAGAAACAATATCATCAAGGTGAAGGAAATACTGGATGAAATGAAGATAAGGATTATTGCTGAAGATACAGGCGGTGACTATGGGCGGACCATTGATTTTTATATGGAGAATGGAGAGATCAAGGTTAAATCTCTTGGCAAGGAAGATAGAATATTATAGGTTGTTTTTATGGAAAGTATGACAGGCTACGCCTTTATTGAGAAGAGTTCCGATCAGTTTTCCTTCTCGGTTGAAATAAAATCTCTGAATTCTAAATATCTCGAAACATATGCTAATATTCCACGGATATTGAGAAATGAAGAGAATGATTTAATAAGCATTCTGAAGGAACGTTTTTCCCGTGGCAAGATAGAACTGAGTATTGAAATCTATGACTGGACCGATACGCGTCCCGTTTCATTGAATGCATCCCTTATAAAGAAATACTATCAAGAACTGCAGGCCATTCACAGTAGCCTGCATATTAAAGAACCTCTTCGATTTGAATCTATATTGTCTCTTGAAGGAGTGTTGAACCGGGAACGCTCGATTGTGTCAAAAAAATCGCGCAAGGACATATATACTGCTCTGGAGTATGTCGTAAAGAAAACCATTGAAATGCGGAAGAAAGAGGGGATGGCCACTAAGAAAGACATTATCAATTCCCTTGAAGTGATATTGGAAAATGCTGAAACGATCAAGAATATAGCCCGTAATTTTGTCACTGAAAAGCAACAGCTTTTACAGAAAAGGATAAACGCATTGGCCGGCGGCGCCGTGGATGACCAGAGGCTCATGTCGGAGATTGCCATCCTCGCCGACAAGCTGGACATCAATGAAGAAACGGTTAGACTCAACGACCACCTTCAGAAATATAAAACAGTGATGAAGGATAAAGGGCAAATCGGAAAAAAACTCGATTTCATTGCCCAGGAGATGTTCAGGGAAATTAATACAATATCCTCGAAATCAAATAATTCCGAGATATCGCATCTTGCCGTGGAAGTTAAAAATCACATCGATAAAATACGGGAACAATGCCGAAATGTGGTGTAAACAGATATGAAAACGACTCTTATAAATATCGGATTTGGCAATGCCGTTGTGGCGGAAAGAGTAGTGGCTGTAATTACTCCCGCATCGGCATCGGGCAAAAGGCTGCGCGATGAGGCGAAGGGCAATAATATCCTCATAGACGCCACTCATGGCCGAAAAACACGTGCCATTATCATAATGGATAGTAACCATGTTATTCTTTCGGCTATGCAACCGGAAACAATAGCTAACAGGCTCATGAGCAATGCAACGGAGTAATATCTCTCTCGTTGTTTCAGCCCCCTCAGGCGCCGGGAAAACAACCATTATACAACGACTTTTACTGGACTACGATATTCTCAGGTTCTCCGTATCAACTACAACGAGGCCGCAGCGGAGCGGAGAAATACCCGGGGAAAGCTATTATTTTGTATCAAAGGGTGATTTCAGGAATATGATCGACAAGGATGAATTTCTTGAATGGGCCGAGGTACACGATAACTACTATGGAACTTCTAAAAAAGAGATTGACAGAATACAGGCCAGGGGAAAAATCCCTATATTTGACGTCGATGTACAGGGCGCAAAAAACCTGAAAAAAAAGCTGGCTAATGGCATTTATATTTTTATAGTTCCACCTTCTCTCAAGATACTGGAGGAACGGCTGAAAAATCGGAAAACAGATACTGAAAATCAGATTGCCGTACGTCTGAAAAACGCTGTTGCCGAGCTGAAAGAATTTGCGTTGTTTGACTATATCATTATTAATGATAGACTGGATTTCGCCATTGATCAATTTAAGGCGATTATGACAGCTGAATTATGCCGAAAAGACCGGAATACGGCCGCTATTGAAAAAATTTTGGAGGTTTACAAGTGATTATACCCATGGATAAATTGATAATGTACAATTGCAACAAGTACATTTTTACGAAAGCTACAATGAAGTATGTTGATAAAATAGCCAATATAAAAAATTATCCGGAAGAAAACCTGAACTGGAAGGTTGTCCCCAATATCTTAAAGCTCACGCTTGAAGAAGAATTGAAGTTCGAATATCAGTTGCCTCATGAGCTTGCCGCCCTTGAGGCCAGTAATCCCGATGAGACCAGTGAGGAATAAATAGATATTCGTTCTATAGTGATAGCAGG
This genomic stretch from Spirochaetae bacterium HGW-Spirochaetae-1 harbors:
- a CDS encoding chemotaxis protein CheD (catalyzes the conversion of glutamine residues to glutamate on methyl-accepting chemotaxis receptors) gives rise to the protein MNFTLINVGIADLKVASGSDILRTILGSCVGICLYDAEAKVGGLSHIMLPVMKSKTSSEKKYADTAIPLLLEEMKKIGARKDKLIAKIIGGATMFNLSENSMMAEIGRNNIIKVKEILDEMKIRIIAEDTGGDYGRTIDFYMENGEIKVKSLGKEDRIL
- a CDS encoding YicC family protein is translated as MESMTGYAFIEKSSDQFSFSVEIKSLNSKYLETYANIPRILRNEENDLISILKERFSRGKIELSIEIYDWTDTRPVSLNASLIKKYYQELQAIHSSLHIKEPLRFESILSLEGVLNRERSIVSKKSRKDIYTALEYVVKKTIEMRKKEGMATKKDIINSLEVILENAETIKNIARNFVTEKQQLLQKRINALAGGAVDDQRLMSEIAILADKLDINEETVRLNDHLQKYKTVMKDKGQIGKKLDFIAQEMFREINTISSKSNNSEISHLAVEVKNHIDKIREQCRNVV
- a CDS encoding guanylate kinase gives rise to the protein MQRSNISLVVSAPSGAGKTTIIQRLLLDYDILRFSVSTTTRPQRSGEIPGESYYFVSKGDFRNMIDKDEFLEWAEVHDNYYGTSKKEIDRIQARGKIPIFDVDVQGAKNLKKKLANGIYIFIVPPSLKILEERLKNRKTDTENQIAVRLKNAVAELKEFALFDYIIINDRLDFAIDQFKAIMTAELCRKDRNTAAIEKILEVYK